From one Cynocephalus volans isolate mCynVol1 chromosome X, mCynVol1.pri, whole genome shotgun sequence genomic stretch:
- the LOC134367722 gene encoding glutaredoxin-1-like, whose product MAHEFVNSKLQPGKVVVFIKPTCPCCRKTQEILSQLPFKQGALEFVGITATDDANEIQDYLPQLTEARMGPQVFIGKNCIGGCSDLITVQQSGELVTQLKQIGAL is encoded by the coding sequence ATGGCTCACGAGTTTGTGAACAGCAAACTCCAGCCGGGGAAGGTGGTCGTGTTCATCAAGCCCACCTGCCCCTGCTGTAGAAAGACCCAAGAGATCCTCAGTCAGTTGCCCTTCAAACAAGGAGCTCTGGAATTTGTCGGTATCACAGCCACTGATGACGCAAATGAGATTCAAGATTATTTGCCACAGCTCACAGAAGCAAGAATGGGGCCTCAAGTCTTTATTGGTAAAAATTGCATAGGTGGGTGCAGTGATCTAATAACTGTGCAACAGAGTGGAGAACTGGTGACGCAGCTAAAGCAGATTGGAGCTCTGTAG